One Diadema setosum chromosome 8, eeDiaSeto1, whole genome shotgun sequence genomic window carries:
- the LOC140232181 gene encoding uncharacterized protein: MAATDIITEIVTTMDATESMGPNITTISSTSSASAIPANDFEISKVVTIVTLGLLTLAIIVNLIALAISIFDPRRQCSRANIWAGSFFTAQVLFSLNTMVSLYLRTFMDVTDFDKLVTHGQLFVEFISRGAMVIALGGVVVDRYRAISDVKSYCGRRSLRTSCCWAVAGWLLAVSLAVPVLVGLTDYWYATYNSLRPFDIFTSIHTVLVYFIPLVVFSFIYNGLMCRLISRSSRRSLDSYAATEATERHRATQRRLTAGIIATVVIFAFSWLPYLTVRVVAGYFPDADFQPLNTEEMRLVGNLVAYLGLAVCPVLVCVVCANYKSLEVGRLCSCCPDSPGIQKKSEKVWSSVKQNPYYLY; this comes from the coding sequence ATGGCGGCAACAGACATTATCACAGAGATCGTTACCACCATGGACGCCACAGAAAGCATGGGACCCAACATCACTACCATTTCATCGACCTCTTCAGCATCCGCAATACCGGCTAACGATTTTGAGATCTCAAAAGTGGTCACCATAGTAACACTGGGCCTACTCACTCTGGCCATCATAGTTAATCTCATCGCTCTGGCCATCTCGATATTCGACCCACGCAGACAGTGCTCCCGGGCGAACATCTGGGCTGGTTCTTTTTTCACTGCCCAAGTTCTCTTCAGTCTGAACACCATGGTCTCGCTCTACCTGCGCACTTTCATGGACGTGACCGACTTCGACAAGCTCGTCACCCACGGACAACTCTTCGTAGAGTTCATCAGCCGTGGTGCCATGGTGATCGCCCTGGGAGGTGTGGTTGTGGACCGCTATCGCGCCATTTCGGACGTGAAGTCGTACTGCGGCAGACGAAGTCTCCGCACCAGCTGCTGCTGGGCTGTGGCGGGTTGGCTGCTCGCCGTGTCGCTGGCCGTCCCCGTGCTCGTGGGTCTGACGGACTACTGGTACGCTACCTACAACTCTCTGCGGCCTTTTGATATCTTCACAAGCATCCACACGGTCCTAGTCTACTTCATCCCCCTCGTTGTCTTCTCTTTCATCTACAACGGCCTGATGTGCCGCCTGATCTCCCGCTCGAGCCGTCGCTCTCTGGACAGCTACGCCGCCACCGAGGCCACAGAACGCCATCGCGCCACGCAGCGTCGCCTCACCGCCGGCATCATAGCCACCGTGGTCATCTTCGCCTTCAGCTGGCTTCCCTATCTCACTGTCCGTGTCGTCGCCGGCTACTTCCCCGATGCCGACTTCCAGCCACTGAACACAGAGGAAATGCGCCTGGTCGGGAACTTGGTTGCTTATCTGGGACTGGCCGTTTGTCCAGTTCTCGTGTGCGTGGTGTGCGCCAACTACAAATCACTTGAAGTAGGCAGACTTTGCTCTTGCTGCCCGGACAGTCCTGGCATTCAAAAGAAGAGCGAAAAGGTGTGGTCTTCAGTAAAGCAAAATCCATACTATCTATACTAG